A single genomic interval of Zunongwangia sp. HGR-M22 harbors:
- a CDS encoding DUF192 domain-containing protein: protein MIKKFFNISIIGFAIIFTSCKNDEGKTVETEEIEFRKDAELYLIKTSGDTLKMLDIEIANDNYTRATGLMYRESLKENHGMLFVYPSAAPRSFYMKNTYIPLDLVFFNSDSTIVSFQKDAKPLDETSLPSQEPAQFILEINAGSSERWDLNKGDRFSVQQD, encoded by the coding sequence GTGATTAAAAAATTCTTTAATATAAGTATTATAGGTTTCGCAATTATTTTTACATCCTGTAAAAATGATGAAGGAAAGACAGTAGAAACCGAAGAAATTGAATTTCGAAAAGATGCAGAATTATATCTAATAAAGACTTCAGGTGATACACTGAAAATGCTAGATATAGAAATTGCAAACGACAATTATACTAGAGCTACAGGTTTAATGTATAGAGAATCCCTGAAGGAAAACCATGGTATGCTCTTTGTCTATCCCAGCGCTGCTCCTAGAAGCTTTTATATGAAAAACACTTACATTCCATTGGATTTGGTTTTCTTTAATTCAGACAGCACTATAGTAAGCTTCCAGAAAGACGCAAAACCTTTAGATGAAACTTCTTTACCATCCCAAGAACCAGCTCAGTTTATCCTTGAAATAAATGCAGGATCTTCAGAAAGATGGGACCTCAATAAAGGTGATAGATTTAGTGTTCAGCAAGATTAA
- the lgt gene encoding prolipoprotein diacylglyceryl transferase, giving the protein MLVNAIRWSPSEGIDLGILTIHYYSLMFLIAFGLGWYIMKAIYTREGIEIEKLDSLFIYTVLATLIGARLGHVLFYDWDYFQHHLLEIFLPVKFEPEFQFTGFRGLASHGAAIGIITAMYLYRKRVLNKPVLWILDRIVIPVACGGIFVRIGNFMNSEIIGKPTNSDYGIIFQNLGETFPRHPAQLYESFCYLLVFLLLYFLYWKTNKRFKIGYIFGLFLVLLWTVRFFVEFVKEPQVEERATWLLNTGQWLSIPFIIAGLYFMYRPQNKPESI; this is encoded by the coding sequence ATGCTCGTCAACGCAATTAGATGGAGCCCTTCTGAAGGGATAGATTTAGGAATTCTCACTATACACTACTACAGTTTAATGTTTCTTATTGCCTTTGGTTTAGGTTGGTATATTATGAAGGCGATATACACCAGAGAGGGCATAGAAATAGAGAAATTAGACTCTCTATTTATCTATACAGTACTTGCTACTTTAATAGGCGCGAGACTTGGGCATGTCTTATTTTATGATTGGGATTATTTTCAGCATCACCTTCTAGAAATTTTCTTACCGGTAAAATTTGAACCTGAATTTCAATTTACTGGCTTTAGAGGATTGGCAAGCCATGGTGCCGCAATAGGAATCATTACAGCGATGTATTTATACCGCAAAAGAGTATTAAATAAACCGGTATTGTGGATTCTAGACAGAATAGTTATCCCTGTTGCATGTGGCGGTATATTCGTTAGAATCGGGAATTTCATGAATTCTGAAATCATCGGTAAACCAACTAACAGCGATTACGGCATAATCTTCCAGAACTTAGGAGAAACATTTCCGCGCCATCCCGCACAGCTTTATGAAAGTTTTTGTTATTTACTTGTCTTTCTTTTATTGTATTTTCTTTATTGGAAGACCAATAAAAGATTTAAGATTGGCTATATTTTCGGACTTTTCTTAGTCTTACTTTGGACAGTTAGATTTTTTGTAGAATTCGTTAAAGAACCACAAGTAGAAGAAAGAGCCACATGGCTTTTAAATACAGGACAGTGGCTTAGTATCCCATTTATTATCGCTGGCTTATATTTTATGTATCGCCCGCAAAACAAACCTGAAAGCATTTAA
- the yidD gene encoding membrane protein insertion efficiency factor YidD, protein MLRKMLIYPFIILVKCYQNFISPLTPATCRYSPTCSTYTIEALKKHGLFKGGWLAIKRIISCNPWGGSGYDPVP, encoded by the coding sequence ATGCTTAGAAAAATGCTTATTTATCCATTTATTATTTTGGTTAAATGCTACCAAAATTTTATTTCTCCTTTAACTCCTGCAACCTGCAGGTATTCTCCTACATGCTCTACTTATACTATAGAGGCTTTAAAAAAACATGGTTTATTTAAAGGAGGATGGCTAGCAATAAAGCGTATTATAAGTTGTAATCCTTGGGGAGGTAGCGGTTACGATCCTGTTCCTTGA
- the cysS gene encoding cysteine--tRNA ligase — protein sequence MALFEYQQLRIYNTISGEKEVFKPINDSHVGMYVCGPTVYSNVHLGNCRTFISFDLVFRYLKHLGYKVRYVRNITDAGHLENDAETGEDRIAKKARLEQIEPMEVVQKYTVDFHNILEKFNNLPPSIEPTATGHIVEQIEIIKTIIDNGYAYEANGSVYFDVLKYNEEKHYGKLSGRAIEDMIANTRELAAQSDKKSPQDFALWKKAEPQHIMRWPSPWSDGFPGWHLECTVMSTKYLGEKFDIHGGGMDLKFPHHECEIAQGEAACGKDPVNYWMHANMLTLNGKKMAKSTGNNILPEELFSGQNEVIGKAFSPNVARFFMLQAHYRSILDFSKEALSASEKGFNRLLDAYASIDELPEAKESTFNLSEWKQSCYDAMNDDFNSPILIARLFDAVKSINAIKEETLKISSEDKLELKKALHDFLFNILGLRDGDTNLDDDSDKLSGTVELLIKLRAEARNNRDFATSDKIRDELQELGIQLKDGKDGTTFSIQ from the coding sequence ATGGCGCTTTTCGAATATCAACAACTACGAATTTACAACACAATTTCTGGAGAAAAAGAAGTATTTAAACCCATAAACGATAGTCACGTAGGCATGTATGTATGCGGGCCTACCGTCTATAGCAATGTTCACCTTGGGAATTGCCGCACTTTTATATCTTTTGATCTGGTTTTTAGATATCTAAAACATTTAGGATATAAAGTTAGATATGTTCGTAACATTACCGATGCCGGTCATTTAGAAAATGATGCCGAAACTGGTGAAGATCGTATCGCTAAAAAAGCAAGATTAGAGCAAATAGAACCTATGGAAGTGGTACAGAAATATACCGTAGATTTCCATAATATTCTTGAAAAATTCAACAATTTACCGCCAAGCATAGAGCCAACTGCTACGGGCCACATCGTGGAGCAGATCGAGATTATTAAAACCATTATCGATAATGGCTATGCTTACGAAGCAAATGGATCGGTTTACTTTGATGTTTTAAAATATAACGAAGAGAAACATTACGGCAAATTAAGTGGTAGAGCAATTGAAGATATGATTGCCAACACACGTGAACTTGCTGCACAGAGTGATAAAAAAAGTCCGCAGGATTTTGCTCTTTGGAAAAAAGCTGAACCACAACATATCATGAGATGGCCTTCGCCTTGGAGTGATGGTTTTCCTGGATGGCATTTAGAGTGTACTGTAATGAGCACCAAATATCTTGGAGAAAAATTTGATATTCATGGTGGCGGAATGGATCTTAAATTCCCGCATCACGAGTGTGAAATCGCCCAAGGAGAAGCTGCATGCGGTAAAGACCCGGTAAATTACTGGATGCACGCTAACATGCTTACTTTAAACGGTAAAAAAATGGCTAAAAGCACAGGAAACAACATTCTTCCTGAAGAGCTTTTTAGCGGCCAAAACGAAGTAATTGGGAAAGCTTTTTCTCCTAATGTTGCTAGGTTTTTTATGCTTCAAGCACACTACAGAAGTATTCTAGATTTTTCAAAAGAAGCTTTAAGCGCCAGTGAAAAAGGCTTTAATAGATTATTGGATGCCTATGCATCTATAGATGAGCTTCCGGAAGCTAAAGAAAGCACTTTCAATTTATCAGAATGGAAGCAGTCCTGCTATGATGCCATGAACGATGATTTTAACAGCCCAATTTTAATTGCCAGATTATTTGATGCTGTAAAGTCTATCAACGCCATCAAAGAGGAAACCTTAAAAATTTCTTCTGAAGATAAATTAGAACTTAAGAAGGCATTACACGACTTCTTGTTTAACATTCTAGGATTACGTGATGGTGACACAAATCTAGATGACGATTCTGATAAACTTTCAGGAACCGTTGAATTACTTATCAAACTAAGAGCTGAAGCAAGAAATAACAGAGATTTTGCAACAAGCGATAAAATTCGCGATGAATTACAGGAACTTGGGATTCAGCTGAAAGATGGAAAAGACGGTACTACATTTTCTATTCAGTAA
- the folE gene encoding GTP cyclohydrolase I FolE: MKIDKVLNEIEEMGDAHAGSSADTPIRKDAFEVSDTDKIALIREDVEHIMHTLGLDLSDDSLKGTPQRVAKMFVNEIFSGLDPKRKPKASVFDNKYKYGEMLVEKNITVYSTCEHHLLPIVGKAHVAYISNGTVVGLSKMNRIVDYFAKRPQVQERLTMQIVQELQKVLETDDVACVIDAKHLCVNSRGIRDIESSTVTSEFGGAFKKKEVRREFLDYIKLDTTF; encoded by the coding sequence ATGAAAATAGACAAAGTTTTGAATGAAATTGAAGAAATGGGTGATGCACACGCCGGAAGTAGTGCAGATACTCCAATAAGAAAAGATGCTTTTGAAGTTAGTGACACCGATAAAATTGCACTAATAAGAGAAGATGTAGAGCATATAATGCACACTTTGGGATTAGATCTTAGTGACGACAGCCTTAAAGGAACTCCACAACGAGTAGCGAAGATGTTTGTGAATGAGATTTTTTCTGGATTGGATCCAAAAAGAAAACCTAAAGCCTCTGTCTTCGATAACAAATACAAATACGGAGAAATGCTTGTTGAGAAAAATATCACCGTTTACTCAACCTGCGAACACCACCTTCTACCAATCGTAGGTAAAGCCCATGTTGCTTATATATCTAACGGTACTGTAGTAGGTCTATCCAAAATGAATCGAATTGTAGATTATTTTGCTAAAAGACCACAGGTACAAGAACGTTTAACGATGCAGATCGTACAAGAACTACAAAAGGTTTTAGAAACCGATGATGTTGCTTGTGTTATAGATGCAAAACACCTTTGTGTAAACAGCAGAGGAATTAGAGATATTGAAAGTAGTACCGTTACCAGTGAATTTGGCGGAGCTTTTAAGAAAAAAGAAGTTCGTAGAGAATTTCTTGATTACATTAAGCTGGATACTACATTTTAA
- a CDS encoding T9SS type B sorting domain-containing protein, which yields MLLSLGLSAQGTRCDDIKPFCAGEDQLVFPNSNTEITNVIVAEEGPDYGCLELKRYPAWFYLQIEDSGDLEFLITQTENADGSGELLDVDFVIWGPFNKRDNYCSSSILSEDNLIDCSYEKDAIEIANITNAKEDEIYVFALLNYSTLPGYISLEQIEMNENSGSTDCTVLDGVLGHDQVLCSNTETILDAEIEGASGYQWFVFDESIDDFTEISGEASSKLNVAKDGTYKVLVEDGDGNNDIEDVVNIHFYDRPKIQKPAESIVVCQKGNNVDLTQKEQELLGNTNFTEGYEIEYFETQQDIDNDEMIAKPSLYKAEVSETIFVRIRDLFTGCYSEISEIQLKILQLPQMKFPEEIEMCVNASGEFQEELVLGFDYGENYNYTWLNGNEVISNDFEISLNQQSINPEYNLVITEATTGCEVSYSTKLRYVSEPESIEIEILKANFGQNWNVEVQAEPFLGHSSEFEYRLDNGVYTSQNVFNNIEKGVHEVSVREIGGCGNVLKDEFTVIGFDFFFTPNGDGINDFWTVTSDKDYRILNIKLFDRYGNFIREIDPEGEGWDGSFNGELLVQDDYWFRLEYTTPSSTSIKHFSGHFTLKR from the coding sequence ATGCTGTTAAGTTTAGGGCTTTCTGCTCAGGGTACCAGATGTGATGATATTAAGCCTTTCTGTGCAGGTGAAGATCAACTAGTTTTTCCAAATTCTAATACAGAAATTACAAATGTAATAGTAGCCGAAGAAGGTCCCGACTATGGTTGCCTGGAACTTAAAAGATATCCTGCCTGGTTTTATTTACAAATAGAAGATAGCGGTGATCTAGAATTTCTAATTACACAGACAGAGAATGCTGATGGTAGTGGAGAGCTACTAGATGTAGATTTTGTGATATGGGGACCCTTCAATAAAAGAGATAATTATTGTAGTTCTTCTATTCTTTCTGAAGACAACTTAATCGATTGCTCTTATGAAAAAGATGCTATAGAAATAGCTAATATTACAAATGCAAAAGAAGATGAGATTTATGTTTTTGCGTTGCTTAATTATAGTACGTTGCCAGGATATATTAGCCTTGAGCAAATTGAAATGAATGAAAATTCAGGCTCTACAGATTGTACCGTTTTAGATGGTGTTTTAGGACATGATCAGGTTTTATGTAGTAATACGGAAACTATTTTGGATGCAGAAATCGAGGGCGCTTCTGGTTATCAATGGTTTGTTTTTGATGAAAGCATTGATGATTTTACTGAAATTTCAGGTGAAGCATCATCGAAGTTAAATGTTGCTAAAGACGGCACTTATAAAGTCTTAGTGGAAGATGGGGATGGTAATAATGATATTGAGGATGTTGTGAATATCCACTTTTATGATCGACCAAAAATTCAAAAGCCGGCTGAATCTATCGTTGTTTGCCAAAAAGGAAATAATGTTGATCTTACGCAAAAAGAGCAAGAACTTTTAGGAAACACTAATTTTACTGAAGGATATGAAATAGAATATTTCGAAACGCAGCAGGATATTGATAATGATGAAATGATAGCAAAGCCTTCTCTTTACAAAGCCGAAGTTTCGGAAACAATATTTGTAAGAATAAGAGATCTTTTTACCGGTTGTTATTCTGAGATTAGTGAAATTCAGCTAAAAATACTTCAACTTCCACAAATGAAATTTCCAGAAGAAATAGAAATGTGTGTTAATGCCTCTGGGGAATTTCAGGAAGAATTAGTCTTAGGTTTTGACTATGGTGAAAATTATAATTACACCTGGTTGAATGGAAATGAAGTAATTTCCAATGATTTTGAAATTTCTCTAAATCAACAATCAATAAATCCAGAATATAATTTAGTAATCACAGAGGCTACAACGGGGTGCGAAGTTTCCTATTCTACAAAATTAAGATACGTTTCAGAACCTGAATCCATAGAAATTGAAATATTAAAGGCGAATTTTGGACAAAATTGGAATGTAGAAGTTCAAGCAGAACCATTTTTAGGGCATTCCTCTGAATTCGAATATCGTTTGGACAATGGGGTATATACTTCACAAAATGTATTTAATAATATAGAAAAGGGAGTTCATGAAGTTAGCGTAAGAGAAATTGGTGGTTGTGGGAATGTTCTGAAAGATGAATTTACTGTGATTGGTTTCGATTTTTTCTTTACTCCTAATGGAGATGGAATCAATGATTTTTGGACGGTCACTTCAGATAAGGATTATCGAATATTAAATATTAAATTGTTTGATCGCTATGGTAATTTTATTCGTGAAATTGACCCAGAAGGAGAAGGCTGGGATGGATCTTTTAATGGAGAATTATTAGTGCAGGATGATTATTGGTTTCGGTTAGAATATACAACTCCTTCATCCACTAGCATTAAACATTTTAGTGGTCACTTTACTTTAAAAAGATAG
- a CDS encoding OmpP1/FadL family transporter, which yields MKKILAFAVLSLMTFSQMKAQDITDALRYSHTNLKGTARFQAMSGAFGALGGDISAIAINPASSAVFLNSAVTLTLSDVSKENTTGFNNSFNNSDNSDFNASQAGFVLVFDSNSTNNDFTKFSFGVNFAEENNYDDAFLASGSSNGSIDQYFLDYAQGIPLDLLIPYDDESVEDLYSYLGENEGFGAQQALLAYQAFIINPESEDLENTAYNSSVAPGQFQNNYNYVSTGLNGKISFNFAAEFQKKLYLGINFNIHFINYDRTTRYFETNNNNGSETNEIAFVNTLSTDGDGFSAQLGGIYKITDNIRIGATYDTPTWYNIREETAQSLSSYSDVFNENTIVNPDVVNIYPEYTLKTPGKLTASGAVVLGSQGLLSVDYSYKDYSNTEFRPENDGDFITQNDIISDELTAVSTIKIGGEYRINNWSLRGGYRYEESPYKDGITMSDLDSYSAGIGYSFGAFKIDAAYTNTQFSESSFLYQTGLANRANIDREFSSLIFSLSFGL from the coding sequence ATGAAAAAAATTTTAGCCTTTGCAGTATTATCCCTAATGACTTTCAGCCAAATGAAAGCACAGGATATTACCGATGCATTAAGATATTCCCACACCAATCTTAAAGGCACAGCTAGATTTCAAGCGATGAGCGGGGCTTTTGGAGCACTTGGTGGAGATATATCTGCTATTGCAATTAATCCAGCGAGTTCAGCAGTTTTTTTAAATAGCGCTGTAACGTTAACACTTTCTGATGTTTCTAAAGAAAACACGACAGGCTTTAACAATAGTTTCAACAACAGTGATAACAGCGATTTTAATGCAAGTCAGGCTGGTTTCGTTCTTGTTTTTGATTCCAACAGCACCAACAATGATTTTACAAAATTTAGCTTCGGTGTAAACTTTGCTGAAGAGAATAATTATGACGATGCTTTTTTAGCTTCTGGATCTAGTAACGGCTCTATAGATCAATATTTTTTAGACTATGCACAGGGTATTCCGTTAGATCTTCTTATACCTTATGATGATGAATCGGTAGAAGATCTATATTCCTATTTAGGAGAAAATGAAGGTTTTGGAGCGCAGCAAGCGCTTTTAGCATACCAGGCATTCATTATCAATCCAGAAAGTGAAGATTTAGAGAATACCGCGTATAATTCTTCTGTCGCACCGGGGCAATTTCAGAATAATTACAACTACGTTTCCACCGGATTAAACGGAAAAATTTCTTTTAATTTTGCTGCAGAGTTTCAGAAGAAATTATATTTAGGTATAAATTTTAATATCCATTTTATCAATTATGATAGAACAACCAGGTATTTCGAAACCAATAATAACAATGGTAGTGAAACAAACGAAATAGCTTTTGTAAATACGCTTAGTACTGATGGAGATGGTTTTTCTGCACAACTAGGTGGTATTTATAAGATTACTGATAACATTAGAATTGGCGCTACTTATGATACCCCTACCTGGTATAATATTAGAGAAGAAACTGCGCAATCCTTAAGTTCCTATAGCGACGTTTTCAACGAAAATACTATTGTAAATCCTGATGTTGTTAATATTTATCCGGAATATACTTTAAAGACACCAGGAAAGCTAACGGCGAGCGGGGCGGTTGTGCTTGGTAGCCAAGGATTATTAAGTGTTGATTATAGTTACAAAGATTACTCTAATACTGAATTTAGGCCTGAAAATGATGGCGATTTTATCACCCAAAACGATATTATCTCAGATGAACTAACAGCAGTTTCTACGATTAAAATTGGTGGGGAATATCGAATTAACAATTGGAGTTTAAGAGGTGGTTATAGATATGAAGAAAGTCCATACAAAGATGGGATTACAATGAGCGACTTGGATAGCTATTCTGCAGGGATAGGATATAGCTTTGGCGCCTTCAAAATAGACGCTGCTTATACCAATACGCAGTTTTCAGAAAGCAGTTTTCTATATCAGACAGGACTAGCAAACAGAGCCAATATAGATAGAGAATTTTCTAGTTTAATATTTTCGCTAAGTTTTGGATTGTAG
- the proS gene encoding proline--tRNA ligase: MGKNLTSRAQDYSKWYNELVVKADLAENSAVRGCMVIKPYGYAIWEKMQAELDRMFKETGHQNAYFPLFVPKSLFEAEEKNAEGFAKECAVVTHYRLKNDEENKGKLIVDPEAKLEEELVVRPTSEAVIWNTYKNWVQSYRDLPILINQWANVVRWEMRTRLFLRTSEFLWQEGHTAHATKQEALVETKQMNDIYAEFAEKFMATPVIKGAKTANERFAGAVETYCIEALMQDGKALQAGTSHFLGQNFAKAFDVKFATKEGGLEHVWATSWGVSTRLMGALIMTHSDDKGLVLPPKLAPIQVVIVPIYKNEEQLDQISEVANQLVKDLRAKGVSVKFDNRDTQKPGWKFAQYELQGVPVRLAIGPKDLEKGTVELARRDTLTKEFVQMDGVVDKVSGLMEEIQDALFDKARNFRDEHVTKVDSFDEFKKVLKDKGGFISAHWDGTSETENKIKSLTKATIRCVPFEREEEAGACVLTGEPSKGRVLFAKAY, encoded by the coding sequence ATGGGTAAGAATTTAACTAGCAGAGCGCAAGACTATTCGAAGTGGTACAACGAACTTGTTGTAAAAGCAGATTTAGCTGAGAATTCAGCAGTTAGAGGTTGTATGGTAATAAAACCATATGGCTATGCAATTTGGGAAAAAATGCAGGCTGAATTAGATAGAATGTTTAAAGAAACAGGACATCAAAATGCCTATTTTCCTCTTTTTGTCCCCAAAAGCCTTTTTGAAGCCGAGGAGAAAAATGCTGAAGGATTCGCCAAAGAATGTGCGGTGGTAACTCATTATCGACTTAAGAACGACGAGGAAAACAAAGGAAAATTAATTGTAGATCCTGAAGCTAAGCTGGAAGAAGAGCTTGTGGTTAGACCAACTTCAGAAGCGGTTATCTGGAATACATATAAAAATTGGGTGCAGTCCTATAGAGATTTACCTATTCTTATAAACCAATGGGCTAATGTCGTTCGTTGGGAAATGAGAACACGTTTGTTTCTTAGAACATCAGAGTTTCTGTGGCAAGAAGGGCATACAGCTCATGCTACTAAACAGGAAGCGCTGGTAGAAACAAAGCAAATGAATGATATTTATGCTGAGTTTGCCGAAAAATTTATGGCTACTCCTGTAATTAAAGGAGCTAAAACAGCTAACGAGCGTTTCGCTGGGGCGGTAGAAACATATTGTATAGAAGCTTTAATGCAGGATGGTAAAGCATTGCAAGCTGGTACATCTCACTTTTTAGGTCAGAACTTCGCTAAGGCTTTTGATGTAAAGTTTGCAACTAAAGAAGGAGGTTTGGAACATGTTTGGGCAACTTCCTGGGGAGTTTCAACTCGTTTGATGGGTGCCTTGATCATGACGCATAGCGATGATAAAGGTTTAGTGCTGCCTCCAAAATTGGCGCCAATACAGGTGGTGATTGTTCCTATTTATAAAAATGAAGAACAATTAGATCAAATTTCAGAAGTAGCTAATCAATTAGTAAAAGATTTACGCGCTAAAGGAGTGTCAGTTAAATTTGATAATCGAGATACGCAGAAGCCGGGATGGAAGTTTGCACAATATGAATTGCAAGGCGTTCCGGTACGTTTAGCTATTGGGCCTAAGGATTTGGAGAAAGGAACCGTAGAGCTTGCAAGAAGAGATACGCTTACTAAAGAGTTTGTGCAGATGGATGGTGTTGTAGATAAAGTATCAGGCTTAATGGAGGAAATTCAGGATGCTTTATTTGATAAGGCAAGAAACTTTCGAGATGAACATGTTACAAAAGTAGATAGCTTTGATGAGTTTAAAAAAGTGTTGAAAGATAAGGGAGGTTTTATATCTGCGCACTGGGATGGTACTTCAGAAACCGAAAATAAGATCAAAAGCTTAACAAAAGCAACAATTAGATGTGTGCCTTTTGAAAGGGAAGAAGAAGCCGGAGCCTGCGTTTTAACTGGAGAACCTTCTAAAGGGAGAGTGCTCTTTGCAAAGGCTTATTAA
- the rpsT gene encoding 30S ribosomal protein S20, whose product MANHKSALKRIRSNEAKRLRNRYQHKTTRNAIKKLRETEDKKEAETLYPSVASMIDKLAKKNVIHTNKASNLKSKLAKHVAAL is encoded by the coding sequence ATGGCAAATCATAAGTCAGCGTTAAAGAGAATCCGTAGCAACGAGGCTAAAAGGCTTAGGAATCGCTATCAGCATAAAACTACAAGAAACGCAATCAAAAAATTGCGTGAAACTGAGGATAAGAAAGAGGCGGAAACGCTTTATCCTTCTGTAGCTTCTATGATTGATAAGTTAGCTAAGAAAAACGTAATACACACAAATAAAGCTTCTAACTTAAAGTCTAAGCTAGCTAAACACGTAGCTGCGCTTTAA
- a CDS encoding glutaminase codes for MDYQQILNTIQEEMSYRDVKGKVAAYIPELAKVDPKKFGMHLYRSENEIYGFGDHEEKFSIQSISKVFTLSLAIRNLGSKVWERVHVEPSGNPFNSLMQLEQDRGIPRNPFINSGALVICDILVDILEDPKQELLDFVRKITGEDDIEYDEKVAQSELSSGYRNIALVNYMKALGNIKCDVDKIIDFYFYSCSLSMSCKSLAKAFMLYANKGEILRTGEQVLNPSTVKRLNALMQTCGFYDESGEFSFEVGLPGKSGVGGGIAAIHPQQYSVAVWSPVLNKKGNSELGMKALERLTTLTGLSVF; via the coding sequence ATAGATTATCAGCAAATTTTAAATACCATCCAGGAAGAAATGAGCTATAGGGATGTTAAAGGAAAGGTAGCTGCCTACATTCCTGAACTTGCCAAAGTTGACCCTAAAAAGTTTGGCATGCACCTTTATAGAAGCGAAAACGAAATTTATGGTTTTGGAGATCACGAAGAGAAATTTTCTATCCAGTCTATCAGTAAAGTATTTACGTTATCACTTGCAATTCGCAATTTAGGAAGTAAAGTTTGGGAACGTGTTCATGTAGAGCCTTCCGGAAACCCTTTTAATTCATTAATGCAACTGGAGCAAGATAGAGGTATCCCTAGAAATCCATTTATCAATTCAGGTGCTTTGGTAATTTGCGACATTTTAGTTGATATTTTGGAAGATCCTAAACAAGAATTATTGGATTTTGTACGAAAGATTACAGGAGAAGACGACATAGAATATGATGAAAAAGTTGCGCAATCTGAATTATCATCAGGGTATCGAAATATAGCTTTGGTAAACTACATGAAGGCTTTGGGAAACATAAAGTGTGACGTTGATAAGATTATAGATTTTTATTTCTACTCTTGTTCTCTAAGCATGTCTTGTAAATCTCTAGCCAAGGCATTTATGCTATATGCTAATAAAGGCGAGATTTTACGAACCGGCGAGCAAGTATTAAACCCAAGTACAGTAAAACGATTAAACGCCTTGATGCAGACCTGTGGATTCTACGATGAATCTGGCGAATTTAGTTTTGAAGTAGGCTTACCCGGTAAGAGTGGCGTTGGTGGAGGTATAGCAGCAATCCATCCGCAACAGTATTCGGTTGCTGTATGGAGCCCTGTTCTTAACAAAAAAGGAAACTCTGAATTAGGAATGAAGGCTTTAGAAAGACTTACTACTTTAACAGGCTTATCGGTATTCTAA
- the pepE gene encoding dipeptidase PepE yields the protein MKKAILASTSTLHEEEYLAYLTAHLNNLYGKDKEVLFIPFARPGGISHDAYTNKAKEAFKKANLNLKGIHEFENPLDALKNADGIFTGGGNTFLLVSELYRHGIMETLRQVVLSGTPYMGTSAGTNITGLTMGTTNDMPIIQPKSFKTLGLVPFNINPHYLDPDINSTHKGETRETRIKEFHHINTQPVVGLREGSWLELNGKEITLKGKLSARVFECNKEPYEIEPETILTNLN from the coding sequence ATGAAAAAAGCGATACTTGCCAGTACCTCAACTTTGCATGAAGAAGAATACTTAGCCTATTTGACTGCACATTTAAATAATCTCTACGGAAAGGATAAAGAGGTCTTATTTATACCCTTCGCAAGACCTGGTGGAATAAGCCATGATGCTTATACAAATAAAGCAAAAGAGGCATTCAAAAAGGCAAATCTTAACTTAAAAGGAATTCATGAATTTGAAAATCCATTGGACGCTTTAAAAAATGCTGATGGAATATTTACTGGTGGTGGTAATACTTTTTTACTTGTTAGCGAATTGTATCGCCATGGAATAATGGAAACCTTGCGTCAAGTTGTTTTATCGGGCACACCGTATATGGGTACAAGTGCGGGAACCAATATTACCGGTTTAACTATGGGCACGACAAACGATATGCCTATAATTCAGCCAAAATCATTTAAAACGCTAGGTCTTGTTCCTTTCAATATAAATCCGCATTATTTAGATCCAGATATTAATTCAACACATAAAGGAGAAACAAGAGAAACAAGAATTAAAGAATTTCATCATATAAATACGCAACCTGTAGTTGGTCTACGCGAAGGAAGCTGGCTAGAATTAAATGGTAAAGAGATCACTCTTAAAGGTAAACTTTCTGCAAGAGTTTTTGAATGTAATAAAGAACCTTACGAAATAGAACCGGAAACCATCTTAACAAATCTCAATTAA